The Megachile rotundata isolate GNS110a chromosome 3, iyMegRotu1, whole genome shotgun sequence genome includes a window with the following:
- the LOC143264142 gene encoding uncharacterized protein LOC143264142, with the protein MTTPVITALSLVKEFGGESAIELASFIRSFTIAKELVAEREHLLLLRAILGTKLKDRVAIEFEYRDIDSFETLQTTLTTLFTEKRSLCTMQTEFNTCRQRNGESVRDYATRLEKLKTELTQITLKPRNTNAVNVALAESVNEQALNIFTIGLKEKLRIIIRSRQYDNLKTAITAAIEEEQSLGLTPTRNFEKFSDYKTPNSSGPNRNRFSSNVQNRERCHRQGHLAKNCYARLSMSRMTVSPGHLPSNRQSFGIKREVRHTSIICNYCKRPGHVQRDCRTLVRDNGGNNSNYRQEAGSSRESRPRLNTDTANIRQPGPNERTVNSYRINCTEGAARPKNIVKIQAWEIKDAEARMLVDTGADLTLLKYSKTVGKVPATNELITLRGIGRTEIPTICTIELNIKIGDRVVTHPCRIIKDDFPIQTDGILGYDFVTNFKAIIRPGQHVEILGVIWLLLYDEEFNLPPRTETIIQVRANDNGEGIVEKKMLQAGVYIGNCLTEAKNGKCLIPVINMTEQTVQVRLPPVDLDTKLMTLDHDQDNMKEARESYDIRSLTGIDRMKTLRDNIRTEHLNEEEKTSLLELCEEHNEVFYLKGDQLGHTDIARHKIRLLPNAKPVNIKPY; encoded by the coding sequence ATGACGACCCCCGTTATAACCGCACTCTCTCTTGTAAAGGAATTTGGAGGAGAATCGGCAATTGAACTTGCGTCGTTTATTAGATCATTTACTATTGCAAAAGAATTAGTAGCAGAACGCGAACACCTACTTTTACTGCGAGCAATTTTAGGAACGAAACTAAAGGATAGAGTGGCAATAGAATTTGAatatagagacatagacagtTTCGAGACATTACAGACAACTTTAACCACTTTATTTACTGAAAAACGGTCACTATGTACTATGCAAACAGAATTTAATACATGTCGACAAAGAAACGGAGAAAGTGTTAGGGACTACGCAACGAGACTAGAAAAATTGAAGACCGAATTAACACAAATAACGTTAAAGCCAAGGAATACGAATGCCGTAAATGTCGCGTTAGCAGAGTCAGTTAACGAGCAAGCTCTCAATATTTTTACCATCGGGTTGAAAGAAAAGTTAAGGATCATCATACGGTCGAGGCAGTATGATAATCTTAAAACTGCCATAACAGCGGCCATAGAAGAAGAACAATCGCTAGGTTTAACCCCAacacgaaattttgaaaaatttagtgaCTATAAAACCCCGAATAGTTCCGGACCAAATAGAAACCGTTTCAGTTCCAATGTTCAGAACCGCGAAAGATGCCATCGACAAGGGCATCTCGCTAAGAACTGTTACGCGCGACTGAGCATGTCTCGGATGACAGTTTCACCTGGCCATCTCCCGTCTAACCGCCAAAGTTTTGGTATTAAACGAGAGGTGCGCCATACTTcaataatttgcaattattgCAAAAGACCGGGACATGTTCAACGAGATTGTAGAACTTTAGTTAGGGACAACGGCGGAAATAATTCGAATTATCGGCAAGAAGCAGGATCAAGTAGAGAATCCAGACCGCGTTTAAACACAGATACTGCTAATATCAGACAACCAGGTCCGAACGAAAGAACGGTGAATTCATATAGAATAAACTGTACCGAGGGAGCAGCTAGGCCCAAAAACATTGTTAAGATACAAGCCTGGGAAATAAAAGATGCAGAAGCGCGAATGCTAGTAGATACAGGAGCAGATCTAACTTTACTTAAATACAGTAAGACTGTAGGAAAGGTACCCGCGACAAACGAGCTCATTACACTGAGAGGGATAGGACGTACTGAAATTCCGACTATTTGCACAATtgaactaaatataaaaataggtgACAGAGTTGTAACTCACCCGTGTCGTATAATTAAGGATGACTTTCCCATTCAGACGGACGGAATTTTAGGGTACgattttgttacaaattttaaagcAATAATCAGACCGGGACAACACGTAGAAATTTTAGGAGTTATATGGCTGTTATTATATGACGAAGAATTTAATTTACCGCCGCGTACAGAGACAATAATACAGGTCCGAGCAAATGATAACGGTGAAGGAATAGTAGAAAAGAAAATGCTTCAAGCTGGTGTGTATATAGGAAATTGTCTAACCGAAGCCAAAAACGGAAAATGTCTTATACCAGTCATAAATATGACTGAACAGACAGTACAGGTTCGATTACCGCCTGTTGACTTGGACACTAAACTGATGACACTCGACCATGACCAAGACAATATGAAAGAAGCGCGGGAAAGCTACGATATACGATCACTAACCGGAATAGATAGAATGAAGACGTTACGCGACAATATTAGGACGGAACATctaaatgaagaagaaaaaactAGTTTATTGGAGTTATGCGAAGAGCATAATGAAGTGTTTTACTTGAAAGGAGACCAATTAGGGCACACGGACATTGCACGACACAAAATACGACTGTTACCAAACGCTAAACCAGTAAACATTAAACCGTATTGA